GTTCAACATTCTATCAACTAAACATGAAGCATTAAATAATGAGCCTATACACCAACAATGAAGATACTTTTGCTCAACCTAAAACATGGCACCACTGATGTCAACAAAAAATAAAGCATTGAGCTGACAAAATTATGATTCATAACTAGTCTATAGTAGATGAAAATGGGAAGCAAAGTGTCAAGGCATCCTCTCTCACTCAAGataaaaagaagggaaaataaGAAAGTAAAGATGAAGGATCAAAAGGGTAATGAAGACAAAGAAAAGTAGGAAAGAGGAAAGAATGTACTGAAGTGATGAAGAAAAAGATATTTTACTGTCACTTAACCCAGAGAGGATGAGGCAAAGCTTGTGTTCTTTCTTATTTTGCCTAAAAACTAACCTCGCTCAGGAAAACCTCGCTCGGGACTACAACCCAACCGGTATCGAATACCATCCCCGCCTCCGGAGATGGCATTCAATACCTGTAACCCAGTAACCGAGGAAGCCGGCTGCAGCCGGGGTTCTCAAACGGCTTACCATTatcctttcctctctctctatctcatgCACACATACAATAACAAGCTCactatcattaagttcttctgaatGGTCCACAAAATAGTGCAATGTCTAAAAGGCCAGAGGAAGGTAGTCACTTAAGGGTACAACAGAAACCACAAGTAAATTGCCAACTTCTTGTTCGACAATGGTACTATGGTAGACCCAGTCAAGACCCAAAGACGctttaatagaaaaaaaaaaaatctaaacacTCTCCTGATATATTGGCAGTGAACAAATAAGTGGTCAACTAcctcttatttttcatttttccctTTTTGTGAAAGAAAGCTGCATTGACCTCTAACCATATATCATTGGTTAAAACTATTGCAACTACCTTAAAAGATTAAATTAGGCAATCTGCATATACAAAATTATTACTTAAGAGGTAATCATGAAATAAGTGATAACAATATAGCAGCTAGTAGAATGTCATAGATTTCCAGCAACTCCACTGCCAGCATATCTGTCACAAAGACAATTGCATGGTTTGCTTAGGTAATTCATAATAAGAATTTACATAAGAATGGTGTAAACTGCATATTTTATAAATCAGATGACACTAAGTCTGTTTGCTACAACATCTTTCAGTGAGGGCTCTTATCTGTTGAGACTAGAATTCATCTACAATCACAAAGAGAAGAATTACAATAGCAACTAGCAAGATTGAAAACTATTATATGGAACAAGCATTTGCTTTTTGAATATTTAATGtaaaagataatttcagaaTATAATATGGTAAAATGCAAAAAAGCACTAACCGTCATTCGAGCCTTAAATGACTTTGCCTTTGCTTCAACAGCTTCCACTCCTTTCAGGCCACCAGAAACAGCATAATTACCCTGCAATTACAGGATTCATTTCAAAATCAAAAGATCAATATGTAAGCACCCATTAAAACTGGGAAAAGTTTAAGCAAGAAAATCTTACTGGACATAAGAAATTTGCAATCTGAACTTTATCCTTTTCATCTACTTCCTCATTAGCAGCATCACATAACAATTGTACCTTTTCTGAATCCAGTCCTATGACACTAACCATAGCACTACTAGCAGCATCTGCAGCATCCTGAGGAAAAGCTATGGTTCAAAGTTGACATATAAGACATATAAAAATGAACTACTCATCATACTTATTCTCATAAGACTGTTTGCTAACCTGCATGGCCTCTCCTCTTAGCTTGACAAGCTTGAGACCATCCTCAAAGCTTAGTTATTGAATCCATAAACCAGCAAATGTGTTATAACAGAGTAATATGCAAATAGTAAGATAGAAatattaaaagaagaagaaaatgctcATGATCTTCCACCATGTTTTTCAGTTCTGACATTTTAATTTAGTAAGAAATATGCCATTGGAAAGATTTAGATTTGTTGCAAACAATGTAGATTAACAAATGAGTTTTGTTCAAACATATTGATAGTATTGAATACCTGAAAGCACCAGCAAATGCAAGGGCTGTATATTCACCCAAGCTCAGACCACACGTGACATCTACAGAATCAATTATATCCTGTCCTCCATCACGTGCACGTAGCACTTCCACAGCAGCTAGACTAGTGACGTAGATAGCTGGCTGCAAATGATTTGTAGCCATTTTGCTATTATCAATATAATTTTCAGTATATTTCTatctccaataaaatcaaaatacaacATGATCATTAGAAAAATGGAATGAGAACTAGATTTACAGCCAGATCTACAAATCAATTATATTTCTTATGACATGTCAGATGCCAGACTATATGCAATGGGCTGAATCTAATTGGCAATTAGTGGTAAATGGATAGTCTACTCATAATGGAAGCATACCTCCAGACAATATTGCACTAAAAATCATCTTTAGTTGCCTAATCTAATTTAATAGTCGTAATTCTTCATCATATCTTTTAGAGAGACTACTTGCAATACTGGAAAATAAGCTTGATATTATGTGACACAAATAGTTACCTGGCTTATAACTGTTGAATCAAGCATTTCTTTTGGTCCATTGGTGCAAACATCCAAGAGGTTGAAACTGAGGCAAAGGAGAAAAGATCAAGTTGAGCATATTGGAATGACCTTTAAGATGTAACATGTATAGAATAAGAAATCTAGCTGAACAATTGACATACCCAAGTACATCATTCGCCTTCTTGAATAAATCAGCAGCTGCTGGCACACTCTGAGCTTCCACCCCCATTCCCACAGTTTGTGCACCCTGAGATAAAATGGAGGACTTACCAAGCAACACCACACAAAAATATGGATCTTGAAAAGCATAACTAGGATTAAAGCATCAGTTTGACATTGAAAATTCCACACAATTTTGAATGTATCACTCCTCATCAACATTTCCCCTACCATGAACGGGATgcagagcgagcgagcgagcgagcaagaaaaaagaaaatccaacCCAACAAATGGAACAGCGTGTGAAAATTTACGTTGCACACACTTGCAGAATTTGGTGAGCGTTATCGCGTTGCCATCCTTGCCATTTCTTGCTAGTTCAATGTCACACTCATAACTTGTCTCAGCTTAAAGAATatgctaaaaaaagaaaagaaaagaaaagaaaacggaGAAAGAAAACTCTTCTCACCCATCTCCATCAAAATTTAAACCTTCTCCAGTTGTCCGGACAAATAATCCCACTACCTTCAATCCAGTAAATAATGCATTCCAAAACAATCATCTAAAATTTACAGCAATCCTTACCTAAAACCCCAGAAACGCTAACATTCGAAAATAAATTCCACTCGGGCCAATTCaagaatttccaacaaaaataaTCAAACAGAAGTCGAAATTCACACCAATTGATCCAAAATCCAGCACTCATTCTCTCAAAGGAAttcaaaaagaatagaaaagaaaagaaaagagaacagCAGCGGAATTCcaagaaatcaaagaaaagagCAAGATCAAAGATTTGGAATCGGAATACCTGACCGGGGAAAAGAAAGGCGCAGGAGGGCTTGTAGTCCAGGAAGAGGGTATCCTCGGCAGCGGACGCGCGAGATCCGACAGAGACGCTCGTGGAAACCCTAGATCTCGAGAGGTTCTTGGGGAGCGACCTCAGGCTGCCATGGGCGGAGATCCCGGGGAGGCGGGCGGAGGGGACGAGAGCGACGGAAGCGAATGCCATCGGGGCGCGATCGCGGAGAGGGCGGGCGGCGAGATAGacgggagagagaggggagagaaaGCGAGGGGCGAGGACAGCGCGCGATGAGATCGAGGGCGGTCGCATGGGCGTTTATATCATATTGCGACGGTGAGGGGCGGCGGAGTGCACGAAGCGCCCCCGTTGCTGTTTTTAGGCAGTAGCAAGAAAAGAGAGGGTCCCGACGGCCTTTGAAATCACCTCTAGCTGGCTGAATTTTTTgaagtttatatttttttagtgCGAGGAAATTACGGGATGCGTCTCTTAAATAACTTTTGTTgttatttttgtaaaaaaatttgTTAAAGATGTGCTTACAAAATGGAGTCAACTGAGCTAATGTCGTAGCATgtaatttgtttttgttttaaagAGCGGGCTAATTTATTTCATCTTCATATTTTGGGTCCTTTTTATTGTTGTATAAGTTTATATTGATGCATTATCAGGTATTTATATCAAGTATATTGTTGCAATTTATCATTGTTATTAGGCAAGTTAACCCACTGACCAATACACTCACATTGCTTTAAACATGGTTTAGCCTAGGTGTCATGATTCATAGAGTAGGCCTTGGCATGGAGCATTTAAGGCCATGGGATGCATAGGCTGCTTAGTTTTTAAACAATCCTATCCCTGTCTCTATTCAAAGTTACCAAGCAAAAAGAACAATTGATTTTGCTGTTGGAAGATCTCTGCTTGATGGTCTAAATATCCATCTGCAATTGAAAAAATCTCTGCACCCTCCCCTTTCTTTTCACGGCCTTGCTCTTAGCCACGAGCGTCGAGGATAGGGCCTGGCCTGGTTCGGTAGATCCGGACCATGGCCCTAGGTATTATATTCTCCTTCGAGATTAACAATGTTGATGTATCTTCACTCTTATACATGCTGCTAGCTTAGCAAATCAAATCTATGGTTTCAGCATGCTTCCACCTCTTCTTCTTAGTTTCAGCTGCCATGAACTTGGCTACAAGAACCCCTGCACTAAGCCACAAAGGTCCACATGCCGTAGCATTAGGTTATATACACAAATTAGACCAATCAACTAACCATAACCTCATCCCCaccgttcttccttctcaagCAAGGCCTTGGCATCGAGTTTGCTCACCTCACTAACCCGCCACCCAGTCtaagccctgtttgggggagctgttggcagtagagctgttggaaatagagctgttggaagtagagctgtctgacgtagagctgttataaaaagctgtttgctgtttggtaactacatttctaaagtgttgtggcgctttaacatgtgtttggtaaacaaactgaaaaagtacttttgtgtgacaaaatgaccataaaggacattactagtattataaaacagagcataataaaatataatatgtattaatacataaaaatatgatatagtataatattaatataatataatataatattattataatatagtactataatacTGTGtactatagaataataatttaatataatattaaattatttaacataacatatcaatatattatggtataatgtaatataatattatatttatagtataatcaataataaatgtataaaatattataattattagtataaattcatTTTTCATCCTTCTGATGACCATTTGCAGTTAACCAGCGGCAGTCTCGACGGAAGAAAGCCAAGACGGACGCACGTTGCCGTGGGCGGACGCCGCCGCCCAAAAGGGCACCCCACGATTTCCaatatcatcaaaaatatgagcataaattaattttccataatataacataatattaaattatttaacataatatattaacatattatgatataatgtaatataatattatatttatagtataatacataataaaggtataaaatattataattattagcataaattaatttctcataatataatataatattaaattatttaacataacatattaatgtattatgatacaatattatattatatttatagtataatacaataataaaaatataaaaaaaatttaattattagcgtaaattaatttttactcttctgatgaccatttatctccctaacaaattttcttgctagatgataaaattggttaaacaattactaatatttttatttatttatttatttattttatcttctctatttttttcatttccttttcttcatttttttttcttttcttttatttttcttttcttctttttcttttcttttcttttccttctcttctttctttttcctccttcccgaagcttctcccctcccttcttcctcccttgccTCACTTATCCCGCATGGTCATGAAAGGGGCGATCAAGCTCCCGGCGGCGCGACGACGGGAGGATGGGCGACGAAGCCGAAGAGAGAAGCtttgaggaagagggagagcggtcgggggagagggagaggtggttgggcgagggagaagagacggaggGAGTCAGGGGCGGCGacgggggagagggagcagcagaggaggatggagaagaggaagacgatgtcggaggcggcggcgggggagagagagcagcagaggaggagggcgttggCGACAGCAGTAGGAGAGAGGGAAcggcagaggaggagggagaaaagGCGGAGGGCGTCGAGGGCGGCGGCGAGGGAGAGGGGGCGGCGGCGAGGGAGACGGAAtggcggcggaggagggagaagaggggaagggcgtcatgggcggcggcgggggagatggagaggagggggatgggcggaagaggaagaggaagaggagggtgatgggcggaagaggaagaggcggtgGATGGGCCACTTTGGGAGGAAAAAAGGATTTTTAAATGGGGGTACTTTTGGTAAAAtaacagctttccgacaaagctgaaaacagcttttggggggaAGCTACAAATTAGAGCTTCCCCCCAAAAGTTGTTTTCAGCTTTTCGCAAAAACTGAAACAGCTTTTccgaaattttaccaaacatctttttttgtttaaaagtacttttggagggccagaaagtgctttttggccctccaaaagctcccccaaacaaggCCTAAATACTAGTAGTTCTACATTTTTGCCATTCCAGGTCTTTTTGCAGCCATTTCCTTTTgtattaaattttattattattattattggagACTTCATCTTAGACGCAGAATCCAaattaaatacataaataaCGGTGTTAGCATGGGCTATATTGGATGGATTCTAAACAGCTAAGGTCCAACATTTTGCACTTTTCCGTTTCTGGGTGGAGTTGGGCCTCCGCAGCGAAGATAGGCCTCAAAGTTCCCGGCTTCAACTCTGTGCCATCCACTTAGCCTGCTAAGTGACGGCTGCTTCTCGGGCCGAGCATGGTATCGCGTGCAGTGCATGGACAAGTGACGGCCGCATGAAATTTCGCACAAAGAAACTGCATCCTTGGAACCCTACTTGGTACGTAGATACGATTCGAAGAACTAATAGTATGGGCTACTATTTGCACCGAAATATTTGGACAATAATGAGTGACAGCATGGTCTTTCAGACCAAGCATTTATTCAGAGAGACAAATAAGAACGTGGATTGTGTGGCTTCTTGTGTGGCGAATCATTTTAGAGGCATTATGTAGATCAGAGATGAAAGTTGTCTAGGACATTCTGAACCTTTTATTTTCTAGTTTGTTGGATgtatatgtaccaaaaaaaatttatgagtcatccattaaaaaaaaaaaagaaaactttttactattattattttttttaatggcaGACTGACCTCCGTTTCCTGGATCGCTGTCAACTCTTTACTTTCCACCTCTTCATCAAAGGGGGTGCAGAGACCTACCACTTTCACTTTTCAGTGATGGAACGAGTGTCTCTCACTTTCCCTTGCTCTTTCACTTTAGCGAAAATGCCAGCACTTGCGCAGGAAACCAAGCAGAATTGGTGGAATGTAACTGATCCTCCTGTACTCTGCTTTCCTCTTTTCAATAAGATCCGAGTGGTTTCTACCTcccttatcatcaaaaaaaaataatataaaaaaagattTTGGTACAAAATACTCGAGTATCAATAGCCATTGCATCCTGGCCCAGTGACAGACAATGGTGGGTGCAATCTTGAGTCTTGGATATGGTTGCTACAAAGCCAGGCAGAAAGCCTGCTACACAAATCCCTGGATCTCTAAGCAACAAAACAAGCAGCCTTAGTCAACTTGGCCAAGGTTCGCAatgtttcttcctctttttttttaatttacttcTTATATCTGGTAGAATTCTCTTTTTCAATAATTACGTCTCTCTCATTTCTATGGCAATTTAATTGTGAACCTTTATCCAAAATTTTACATGCTCAAAGTATGCTATGTGCTATGCTCGAAAATTGTATAAGCTGCTGGTT
The Phoenix dactylifera cultivar Barhee BC4 chromosome 3, palm_55x_up_171113_PBpolish2nd_filt_p, whole genome shotgun sequence DNA segment above includes these coding regions:
- the LOC103717490 gene encoding malonyl CoA-acyl carrier protein transacylase, whose amino-acid sequence is MRPPSISSRAVLAPRFLSPLSPVYLAARPLRDRAPMAFASVALVPSARLPGISAHGSLRSLPKNLSRSRVSTSVSVGSRASAAEDTLFLDYKPSCAFLFPGQGAQTVGMGVEAQSVPAAADLFKKANDVLGFNLLDVCTNGPKEMLDSTVISQPAIYVTSLAAVEVLRARDGGQDIIDSVDVTCGLSLGEYTALAFAGAFSFEDGLKLVKLRGEAMQDAADAASSAMVSVIGLDSEKVQLLCDAANEEVDEKDKVQIANFLCPGNYAVSGGLKGVEAVEAKAKSFKARMTVRLAVAGAFHTIFMEPAVSRLEAALAATEIRTPKIPVISNVDAQPHSDPDTIKKILARQVTSPVQWELTVKTLLSKGLKKSYELGPGKVIAGIVKRINKGADIENVGA